One Microcoleus sp. FACHB-831 DNA segment encodes these proteins:
- a CDS encoding TrkA family potassium uptake protein has translation MRSQLVYSTLEQKYRRLRKELIGGAIGFGCVMLIGTLWYRLVEGWHWLDSLYMTVITLATVGYGETQPLGDRGRLFTITLILMGVVSIGYIVNRFTEALIQGYFQEGGRLRQRRRLVESLNEHYILCGFGRTGRQIALEFQAEGIPFVTIDSQTQPVEAAQEFGYIAVQGDATLDETLHRVGIDRAICLVAALPSDAENLYTVLSAKTLNPNIRAIARASTEEALQKLQRAGADAVVSPYITGGRRMAAAALRPQVMDFVDGILTGTDRAFYMEEFLIDPQACPAVGQTLRDARLRSQSGALVLAIRRADGTLIGGPTGETQLMAGDLLICMGTAEQLRQLSQILIPIRSKGLRKPKHS, from the coding sequence ATGCGATCGCAGCTAGTTTACTCGACCCTTGAACAAAAATATCGACGACTAAGAAAAGAGCTGATTGGCGGTGCGATTGGCTTTGGTTGCGTCATGCTAATTGGGACGCTGTGGTATCGGCTGGTTGAGGGATGGCATTGGTTGGACTCCCTTTATATGACAGTGATCACCCTGGCAACTGTCGGGTATGGAGAAACTCAACCTCTGGGCGATCGCGGTCGCTTGTTTACCATTACCCTAATTTTGATGGGCGTTGTCAGCATCGGCTACATCGTCAATCGGTTTACAGAAGCTTTAATTCAAGGCTATTTTCAAGAAGGCGGACGACTGAGGCAGCGACGGCGATTGGTGGAATCTTTAAACGAACACTACATTCTTTGTGGATTTGGGCGCACTGGGCGTCAAATTGCCCTGGAATTTCAAGCTGAGGGCATACCTTTTGTGACGATAGACTCCCAAACCCAGCCAGTCGAGGCGGCGCAGGAGTTCGGTTATATTGCCGTGCAAGGCGATGCTACTCTGGATGAAACCCTGCACAGGGTAGGAATCGATCGGGCGATTTGTTTGGTGGCGGCGCTACCTTCGGATGCGGAAAATCTCTACACGGTGCTTTCTGCAAAAACGCTGAATCCAAACATTAGAGCGATCGCCCGCGCCAGTACTGAAGAAGCTTTGCAGAAGCTGCAACGTGCTGGCGCTGATGCTGTTGTATCTCCCTACATTACTGGCGGTAGGCGCATGGCGGCGGCTGCTCTTAGACCCCAGGTGATGGATTTTGTGGATGGAATTCTCACTGGTACCGACAGGGCTTTTTACATGGAGGAGTTCCTGATCGATCCTCAAGCCTGTCCTGCTGTGGGGCAAACGCTGAGGGATGCACGGTTGCGATCGCAATCGGGTGCCCTCGTTCTAGCGATTCGTCGCGCTGATGGTACGCTCATCGGTGGCCCCACTGGTGAAACTCAATTAATGGCGGGAGATTTGCTAATCTGCATGGGCACGGCTGAACAACTGCGGCAACTCTCCCAAATTCTCATACCCATTCGTTCCAAAGGGCTGCGGAAGCCCAAGCATTCTTAG